From a single Methanofollis sp. W23 genomic region:
- a CDS encoding YhbY family RNA-binding protein — protein sequence MEKNELFQELKPTIWIGKQGCSDTLIEEIRLQLKQRKVVKIKWLRSTDVDADEIARRAGATLVGVRGRTMVLAEKRKGSRRV from the coding sequence ATCGAAAAAAATGAACTCTTCCAGGAACTGAAGCCGACCATATGGATCGGCAAACAGGGATGTTCGGATACCCTCATCGAGGAGATCCGACTCCAGCTCAAGCAGCGCAAAGTCGTCAAGATCAAATGGCTCCGGAGCACCGACGTGGATGCCGACGAGATTGCCCGCCGCGCCGGCGCCACACTCGTCGGCGTGCGGGGCCGGACCATGGTCCTTGCCGAAAAGCGGAAAGGAAGCAGGCGGGTCTGA
- a CDS encoding ribonuclease P protein component 4, which produces MRRRPKDQNAKKIAHERIALLFERAAEFYPVDPEVSNRCVALARRIAMRQRVRIPREYGTRFCRRCSAYLVPGSNARVRVQHGKVLVTCRVCGHQKRYPVVKEHRKK; this is translated from the coding sequence ATGCGGCGGAGACCCAAGGACCAGAACGCGAAGAAGATCGCACACGAACGGATCGCCCTTCTCTTTGAACGAGCGGCCGAGTTCTACCCTGTAGATCCCGAGGTGAGCAACCGGTGTGTTGCTCTTGCTCGACGGATCGCCATGCGCCAGCGGGTCAGGATCCCCCGCGAGTATGGGACACGCTTCTGCAGGCGGTGCTCGGCGTACCTCGTCCCTGGGTCCAATGCCCGCGTCCGGGTGCAGCACGGAAAGGTGCTCGTCACCTGCCGTGTCTGCGGTCACCAGAAACGCTATCCGGTGGTGAAAGAACATCGAAAAAAATGA
- a CDS encoding sugar phosphate isomerase/epimerase family protein has protein sequence MLSLAVSSMFFHEYPVDEIFSSVEEAGLTGLEFWVETPHFWLRGHPLHELKAAVRAHPRLSPLTLHAPALDLNPCSINPRVAAASQQYAVEAVALAGAVGADVVTVHPGRRTARRPPSRYDYAHFRTYLARLRQASAETGVRVAIENMEPKVNSLLCTPEGMRETLDAHPWLWFTLDVAHAMTVSGAEVARYLETCGDRIANVHLSMVAEGQRHLPVAGREEACEVVRALRDAGYRGPLTLEIEDQVFAHPLSLEEKVMVLRDEHRYITCCLS, from the coding sequence ATGCTCAGCCTCGCCGTCTCCAGTATGTTCTTCCACGAGTACCCGGTCGACGAGATCTTCTCTTCGGTCGAGGAGGCCGGGCTTACGGGCCTGGAGTTCTGGGTCGAGACCCCCCACTTCTGGCTGCGAGGCCACCCTCTCCACGAACTCAAGGCCGCGGTCAGGGCCCACCCCCGCCTCAGCCCGCTTACCCTCCATGCCCCGGCCCTCGACCTCAACCCCTGCTCCATCAACCCGAGAGTCGCCGCCGCCTCCCAGCAGTACGCCGTCGAGGCGGTCGCACTGGCGGGGGCGGTGGGTGCCGACGTGGTCACCGTCCATCCTGGGAGGAGGACGGCCAGGCGTCCCCCAAGCCGGTACGACTATGCGCACTTCAGGACCTACCTGGCGCGCCTGCGGCAGGCGTCCGCGGAGACCGGCGTGAGGGTCGCGATCGAGAATATGGAGCCGAAGGTGAATTCCCTCCTCTGCACTCCCGAAGGGATGCGTGAGACCCTCGACGCCCACCCCTGGCTCTGGTTCACCCTGGACGTCGCCCATGCCATGACCGTCTCAGGGGCGGAGGTCGCCCGATACCTCGAGACCTGCGGCGACCGGATCGCCAACGTCCACCTGAGCATGGTCGCAGAGGGACAGCGGCACCTGCCGGTCGCCGGAAGAGAGGAGGCATGTGAGGTCGTCCGCGCCCTGCGAGACGCCGGATATCGCGGCCCACTCACCCTGGAGATCGAGGACCAGGTCTTTGCACACCCCCTCTCCCTGGAGGAGAAGGTCATGGTCCTCAGGGATGAACATCGCTACATAACCTGCTGCCTCTCCTGA
- a CDS encoding hemolysin family protein: protein MTPDEIVFIGLFVICLALSGFFSSSEVALISITKAKVRTLVNEGRKGAEALAHLKEYPDHILITILIGNNVVNVAATSLATALAIEYYGDAGVGIATGVVVILMLIIGEIGPKTYAARYTDRLALFAAPWVLVLAKVLYPILWGYDRVSGHFSLARGPTEPSVTEEEIKEWIDVGEEEGTIEEEERAMLYSVFKFGDTTAREIMTPRVDVVMIEDTNSLDGAVTLFNETGLSRLPVYHDQIDNVVGVLNVKDVFSAEFSKEDLVISEMMFDAFFVPESKMIDDLLKEMQIRKVHMAIVLDEYGGFAGVVTVEDILEELVGEILDEFDEEEPPVQKLGGGVYMVDAQVWVEHLNEELGVSLPVGESYETIGGLIFNQLGHLPLRGEVIKLEDGTSLAVMQMRGRRVTKVKLIFPPPPVEEEEENC from the coding sequence ATGACCCCCGATGAAATTGTTTTTATCGGGCTCTTTGTCATCTGTCTCGCCCTGTCTGGTTTTTTTTCCAGTTCTGAAGTTGCGCTGATCTCGATCACGAAAGCGAAGGTCCGCACTCTTGTCAACGAGGGGAGGAAGGGTGCCGAGGCCCTTGCGCATCTGAAAGAGTATCCCGACCATATCCTCATCACTATCCTTATCGGGAACAATGTCGTCAACGTGGCGGCGACTTCGCTGGCGACGGCCCTTGCCATCGAGTACTATGGTGACGCCGGCGTCGGGATCGCCACCGGGGTTGTTGTGATCCTGATGCTGATCATCGGCGAGATCGGGCCCAAGACCTATGCCGCACGGTATACCGACCGGCTTGCTCTCTTTGCCGCACCATGGGTCCTCGTCCTCGCAAAAGTCCTGTATCCTATCCTCTGGGGCTACGACCGGGTCAGCGGCCACTTCTCCCTGGCGCGTGGCCCGACTGAACCCTCGGTCACCGAGGAGGAGATCAAGGAGTGGATCGATGTCGGCGAGGAAGAAGGGACGATCGAAGAGGAAGAGCGCGCCATGCTCTACTCGGTCTTCAAGTTCGGGGACACGACCGCCCGCGAGATCATGACCCCGAGAGTGGACGTCGTGATGATCGAGGACACCAACTCGCTCGACGGGGCGGTCACCCTCTTCAACGAGACCGGGCTGTCCCGCCTGCCGGTCTACCACGACCAGATCGACAATGTCGTCGGCGTCCTCAATGTCAAGGACGTCTTCTCGGCTGAGTTCTCAAAGGAAGATCTTGTCATCAGCGAGATGATGTTTGACGCCTTCTTTGTCCCTGAGTCAAAGATGATCGACGACCTCCTCAAGGAGATGCAGATCCGCAAGGTCCACATGGCCATCGTCCTCGACGAATATGGCGGGTTTGCCGGCGTGGTGACGGTGGAAGACATCCTGGAAGAACTGGTGGGTGAGATCCTGGACGAGTTTGATGAGGAAGAACCGCCGGTCCAGAAGCTCGGCGGCGGGGTGTATATGGTCGACGCCCAGGTCTGGGTCGAGCACCTCAACGAGGAGCTCGGGGTCTCGCTCCCGGTCGGCGAGTCGTACGAGACGATCGGCGGCTTGATCTTCAATCAACTCGGGCACCTCCCGTTGAGGGGCGAGGTGATCAAACTCGAGGACGGAACCTCGCTTGCGGTGATGCAGATGCGGGGGCGGCGGGTGACCAAGGTCAAACTCATCTTCCCCCCGCCCCCTGTGGAGGAGGAAGAAGAGAATTGTTAA
- the purN gene encoding phosphoribosylglycinamide formyltransferase — protein sequence MKRIAVLASGRGSNFQAVLDALARGEIQAECVGLITDNPEAYAITRARDAGVEVTVLDYHAYSSKDAYEADLLAAMQACEADLFVLAGYMRIVGRAIVESFAGRMINIHPALLPSFPGLHAQRQAVEYGVKVAGCTVHFVDAGTDSGPIIIQRGVPVLEDDDEDSLAERIIVEEHRALPEAVALFCEDRIEIDGRRVRVLPPA from the coding sequence ATGAAGCGCATCGCAGTGCTGGCATCTGGAAGGGGCTCGAACTTCCAGGCCGTCCTTGACGCCCTGGCCAGGGGAGAGATCCAGGCCGAGTGTGTCGGACTGATCACCGACAATCCCGAAGCCTATGCGATCACCCGCGCCAGGGACGCCGGGGTCGAGGTGACGGTCCTCGACTATCATGCATACTCCTCGAAGGATGCCTACGAGGCCGACCTCCTGGCGGCGATGCAGGCGTGCGAGGCAGACCTCTTTGTACTTGCAGGGTATATGCGGATCGTGGGGAGGGCGATTGTGGAAAGTTTTGCCGGCAGGATGATCAACATCCACCCGGCTCTCCTCCCGAGTTTCCCGGGGCTCCATGCCCAGCGACAGGCGGTCGAGTACGGCGTGAAGGTCGCCGGGTGTACCGTCCACTTCGTGGACGCCGGGACAGACAGCGGCCCGATCATCATCCAGCGCGGTGTGCCTGTACTTGAGGACGATGATGAAGACAGTCTTGCCGAGCGGATCATCGTGGAGGAGCACCGCGCCCTCCCCGAGGCGGTGGCCCTCTTCTGCGAGGACCGGATCGAGATTGATGGTCGGCGCGTCCGGGTTCTCCCCCCGGCCTGA